In one Arachis duranensis cultivar V14167 chromosome 9, aradu.V14167.gnm2.J7QH, whole genome shotgun sequence genomic region, the following are encoded:
- the LOC107464882 gene encoding uncharacterized protein LOC107464882, with the protein MSATMISDPMVIAAPAETQSAASIVSEVEFAICDCCGLREECTIGYIERIRERYHGKWVCGLCGEAVKDEIVRSERLLSTEEAMTKHMNFCKKFITSGPPTNPTVHLISAMRQILRKSLENSPTRVRSMPTSPTTNNNKSGRELSRSESCFSTLAAGS; encoded by the coding sequence ATGTCTGCGACAATGATCAGTGATCCGATGGTGATAGCAGCACCGGCAGAAACTCAATCAGCAGCGAGCATAGTATCCGAAGTGGAATTCGCCATATGCGACTGCTGCGGACTAAGAGAAGAGTGCACAATCGGGTACATAGAACGAATCAGGGAGCGTTACCACGGAAAATGGGTTTGCGGTTTGTGTGGTGAAGCCGTGAAGGACGAGATTGTGAGGTCTGAGAGGCTCCTAAGCACCGAAGAAGCCATGACTAAACACATGAATTTCTGCAAGAAGTTCATCACTTCAGGGCCTCCAACTAACCCAACCGTGCATTTGATCTCTGCTATGAGACAGATTCTTAGGAAGAGTCTTGAGAATTCTCCAACAAGAGTAAGATCCATGCCAACTAGTCCTACTACTAATAACAACAAAAGTGGCAGAGAACTTTCTAGGTCTGAGAGTTGCTTCTCTACTCTGGCAGCTGGATCATGA